One stretch of Paenibacillus sp. AN1007 DNA includes these proteins:
- a CDS encoding MerR family transcriptional regulator, whose translation MGLFKIDDAAKACGLTKRTIRYYEEIGVMPSPRRTDGGTRLYTQEDIDYLKKVVRAKEVLGFSLQELHAYVATADTLNEQRFDYQQTTEVEKRIEKLSRMETTLDGQLQLLEQKLQSIHAVQHELEELRERVRTGIQTLQIRAGKQTKTKDD comes from the coding sequence ATGGGTTTATTCAAAATTGATGATGCTGCCAAAGCCTGCGGACTTACGAAACGAACCATTCGATACTATGAAGAGATTGGAGTTATGCCTTCACCTCGGCGGACAGATGGTGGAACGCGGCTGTATACACAAGAGGACATCGACTATTTGAAAAAAGTTGTTCGTGCCAAAGAAGTGCTTGGCTTCTCGTTACAGGAGCTTCATGCTTATGTCGCCACGGCCGATACGCTGAACGAACAGCGATTTGACTACCAGCAGACAACTGAGGTGGAGAAACGTATCGAAAAGCTCAGCCGCATGGAAACAACACTCGATGGTCAGCTGCAGCTGCTGGAGCAGAAACTGCAAAGCATTCACGCCGTACAGCATGAGCTGGAAGAGCTGCGCGAACGGGTTAGAACAGGTATACAGACGCTGCAGATCCGTGCTGGCAAGCAGACGAAGACCAAGGACGATTAA
- a CDS encoding MDR family MFS transporter gives MNTSSGGLKRSFILAGLLLATFLSAIEGTVIGPAGPTIVSELGSVQLLSWIFTAYLLTMAVSTPIFGKISDLYGRKPVFLIGCALFLLGSLLCCLSQNMEQLIIYRAIQGIGAGAVVPVTFTIIGDIYRIEERGKIQGWISSVWGISSLVGPLLGGYFVDNLGWQWIFGFNVPFGLLAMWFVFRYLKEDISPRTAKIDYFGALTFTVGITALLFVLSAGGQYYAWSSPLIVGLSITAVLFIILFFVVEKRAQAPMVPLHLFRIRDIRVANIAGLLTSTLMIGLTSYLPLWVQGVRGGNATESGLLLAPMSVGWLIGSVLAGRLLLKIGSRLTTLIGLTGIAVGSGGLFLVGGTSPQVVLFILTFIYGLGFGFAFTIFTIIAQSSVGYKERGSSTALHTFMRTLGQTIGAAAFGTWLNFRISALSSEQNLAAAGISEQDLNELLAPHTDAALSDEKWALLRSVLEGSLHSLFVIMFVIAIISWVTTLALRKRLIVPEDGDAPPQVEAMQK, from the coding sequence GTGAATACATCATCAGGAGGTTTAAAGCGCAGTTTCATTTTGGCTGGTTTGCTGCTGGCCACGTTCTTGTCTGCGATTGAAGGCACCGTAATTGGCCCGGCGGGTCCAACGATTGTCAGCGAATTGGGAAGCGTGCAGCTGCTCAGCTGGATTTTTACGGCGTATCTGCTCACGATGGCAGTCAGTACCCCGATTTTTGGCAAAATCAGTGACCTGTATGGACGTAAACCTGTTTTCCTCATCGGCTGTGCCTTATTTCTGCTCGGTTCACTCTTGTGCTGTCTTTCCCAGAATATGGAGCAGTTGATCATCTATCGTGCCATTCAGGGGATTGGTGCGGGAGCTGTAGTGCCGGTGACCTTTACGATTATCGGGGATATCTACCGCATTGAGGAACGCGGCAAAATTCAGGGCTGGATCAGCTCGGTATGGGGCATTTCATCTCTTGTGGGTCCGCTGCTTGGCGGTTATTTTGTGGACAACCTTGGTTGGCAGTGGATTTTCGGGTTTAATGTGCCGTTTGGCCTGCTTGCGATGTGGTTTGTATTCCGGTATCTGAAAGAGGATATCTCGCCACGTACGGCCAAAATCGATTATTTCGGGGCGCTGACTTTCACCGTAGGCATCACCGCACTGCTCTTTGTTTTGTCGGCGGGCGGGCAGTACTATGCTTGGAGTTCTCCATTAATTGTGGGACTGAGTATCACTGCCGTTCTGTTTATTATTTTGTTTTTTGTGGTGGAAAAAAGAGCTCAGGCCCCGATGGTTCCACTCCATCTGTTCCGTATTCGGGACATCCGGGTGGCGAATATCGCAGGCCTGCTGACCAGCACATTAATGATCGGCTTAACCAGTTATCTGCCGCTGTGGGTGCAGGGAGTTCGCGGAGGCAATGCAACCGAGTCCGGGCTGCTGCTCGCACCCATGTCCGTCGGTTGGCTGATCGGCAGCGTACTGGCAGGCCGCCTGCTGCTGAAGATTGGATCACGGTTGACCACATTAATCGGACTTACGGGCATTGCCGTCGGTTCGGGTGGGCTGTTCCTGGTGGGCGGGACATCCCCGCAGGTCGTGCTGTTTATTCTGACCTTTATATATGGTCTGGGGTTCGGCTTTGCATTTACAATCTTCACCATTATTGCACAGTCCTCTGTGGGATATAAGGAGCGCGGTTCTTCAACGGCACTGCATACGTTCATGCGTACACTCGGGCAGACCATTGGGGCGGCGGCTTTTGGTACGTGGTTAAATTTCCGTATCTCGGCTCTATCGAGTGAACAGAATCTGGCGGCAGCGGGGATTTCGGAACAGGATTTGAACGAGCTGCTGGCGCCGCATACAGATGCAGCGTTGTCGGATGAGAAGTGGGCGCTGCTGCGCAGCGTGCTTGAGGGCAGCCTGCACTCCTTGTTTGTCATTATGTTTGTTATTGCGATCATTTCGTGGGTCACCACACTGGCCCTGCGCAAACGACTGATTGTTCCTGAAGATGGAGATGCACCTCCTCAGGTGGAAGCTATGCAGAAGTAA
- a CDS encoding GNAT family N-acetyltransferase, giving the protein MYKCKGRIPELETTRLRLRKMRRRDAAQMFVHWSDREVTRYMNLAPMIGTSEAADMIGLLNHMAGEEDAIRWGIELKDSGKLIGSCGFNTWQLEGAFRGEIGYELGRDYWRYGYMSEAFTALLPFGYETMGLNRIEALVDPRNAASGSFLTSQGFTREGLLRQVQHTSTGYKDMVMYSLLYDEFLRSKRRK; this is encoded by the coding sequence ATGTATAAATGTAAAGGAAGAATTCCCGAGCTCGAGACAACACGTCTTCGTTTGCGTAAAATGCGCCGCAGGGATGCTGCCCAGATGTTCGTTCACTGGTCAGACCGGGAGGTTACGAGGTATATGAATCTCGCACCGATGATCGGGACAAGCGAGGCGGCTGATATGATCGGGCTGCTGAACCATATGGCAGGGGAAGAGGATGCCATCCGGTGGGGGATCGAACTGAAGGATTCAGGCAAACTTATCGGCAGCTGCGGCTTCAACACCTGGCAGCTGGAAGGGGCATTCCGTGGGGAGATCGGGTATGAGCTGGGTCGTGACTACTGGCGTTACGGTTATATGTCCGAGGCATTTACGGCGCTGCTGCCCTTCGGTTACGAGACGATGGGACTGAACCGGATTGAAGCACTTGTTGACCCGCGTAATGCAGCTTCGGGGTCTTTCCTGACAAGTCAAGGCTTCACACGTGAAGGTTTGCTGCGTCAAGTGCAGCACACGTCCACCGGATACAAGGACATGGTCATGTATTCGCTATTATATGATGAGTTTCTTCGCAGTAAGAGAAGGAAATAA
- a CDS encoding GAF domain-containing protein: MFQAVSYEGTRSEQHTAVLGQLSALIRDEPSAIANLANAAALLNVFLTDTNWVGFYLYDGKELVLGPFQGLPACIRIPLGRGVCGTSAAERRTLVVDDVHAFPGHIACDAASNSEIVVPIIKDGQLYGVLDIDSPIKNRFDDEDRVFLEKAVSLLTEQL, encoded by the coding sequence ATGTTTCAAGCTGTTTCCTATGAAGGAACACGAAGCGAGCAGCACACCGCCGTCCTGGGACAGTTAAGTGCTCTGATCCGCGATGAACCTAGTGCGATTGCCAATCTGGCTAACGCTGCTGCGCTGCTCAACGTATTTCTAACCGACACCAACTGGGTCGGATTCTATCTCTATGACGGAAAAGAACTGGTCCTCGGACCGTTCCAGGGATTGCCTGCCTGCATTCGTATTCCACTTGGACGCGGGGTATGCGGGACATCTGCTGCAGAGAGACGCACACTCGTTGTGGATGATGTGCATGCTTTCCCGGGCCATATCGCCTGTGATGCCGCATCCAATAGTGAGATCGTTGTTCCAATTATTAAAGATGGACAATTATACGGTGTGCTGGATATCGACAGCCCGATTAAAAACCGTTTTGACGATGAAGACCGTGTCTTCCTGGAAAAAGCGGTCAGTTTGCTCACGGAGCAGCTGTAG
- a CDS encoding TipAS antibiotic-recognition domain-containing protein codes for MFCKEAGVPEKEIGSMLKEDPAEIVRVMQQHRIQILEEALRLHGLIQTLDRTVSYLQGEQTMEEHELYYGFAHNTRHVPLLQAGETQHSSDAADAFPTQDLQAKEMELKSKEDFLESQAKIDRIHLDLKQALELGLEPGSPDVQQIIGRHLEWIKGYYTPTAEIYRDLANLYVEHRDFRNMYDGYHPRLAEFLREGMIIKAAQDLS; via the coding sequence ATGTTTTGTAAAGAAGCAGGTGTGCCGGAAAAAGAAATTGGTTCTATGCTGAAAGAAGATCCTGCAGAAATTGTACGTGTGATGCAGCAGCATCGGATTCAAATTCTGGAGGAAGCGCTGCGACTGCACGGTTTAATTCAGACACTGGATCGAACGGTTTCTTATCTCCAAGGAGAGCAGACGATGGAGGAGCATGAACTGTACTATGGTTTTGCGCATAACACGCGTCATGTCCCGCTGCTGCAAGCAGGTGAAACACAGCACTCTTCTGATGCTGCTGACGCCTTCCCGACACAAGATCTGCAAGCGAAGGAAATGGAGCTGAAATCCAAAGAAGATTTTTTGGAATCGCAGGCGAAGATTGATCGAATTCATCTGGATTTGAAACAGGCACTGGAACTTGGCCTTGAGCCGGGCAGCCCGGATGTGCAGCAGATTATCGGCAGACATCTTGAATGGATCAAAGGATATTACACACCAACAGCTGAGATTTACCGGGATTTAGCCAATCTGTACGTGGAGCATCGCGATTTTCGTAACATGTATGACGGCTATCACCCAAGGCTAGCTGAGTTTCTACGGGAAGGAATGATCATCAAAGCAGCACAGGATCTATCCTAG
- a CDS encoding SdpI family protein, with protein sequence MAGALLGIICGVCYFILGLMVYKKPPKQINGIYGYRTPRAMSNSTLWEEAQRYSSALMMQFGFIITVFGVIGFWLTDVRALVLSLIAVGFYTIRLFTRVEGRLKQMQRAQQEQDKQ encoded by the coding sequence TTGGCAGGAGCATTATTGGGCATTATATGCGGAGTATGTTATTTCATTTTGGGATTGATGGTGTATAAGAAGCCGCCAAAACAAATTAACGGAATATACGGTTATCGGACACCACGGGCAATGAGCAATTCCACCTTGTGGGAGGAAGCGCAGCGGTACAGTTCGGCATTGATGATGCAGTTCGGGTTTATTATAACGGTTTTTGGTGTCATCGGTTTCTGGCTTACGGATGTGCGCGCGTTGGTATTAAGTCTGATTGCAGTGGGTTTTTATACGATCAGGCTGTTTACCCGGGTAGAAGGACGTTTGAAACAAATGCAGCGAGCGCAGCAGGAGCAGGACAAGCAGTAA
- a CDS encoding MFS transporter produces the protein MKREPSLPDELPSSRGGLLSQPRAVWAVAFACIISFMGLGLVDPILPAIADQLHASKSQVSLLFTSYNAVTGIAMLITGVVSSRIGVKWTLLSGILLIIVFSFLGGTSDTVGALVGYRGGWGLGNALFIATALSAIVGLSTSGTAKAIILYEAALGLGIAVGPLLGGELGSISWRGPFYGVAALMAVAFISIMFMLPKMAKPKTRSTLSDPFKALGYPSLKTLAITAFLYNFGFFTLMAYSPYVMKLDEHGLGYVFFGWGLMLAITSVFVAPKLQRRFGSVPSMSVMLTLFAADLLVMAVGTVMGSSMTVIVAVIVAGIFLGINNTLITTAVMEAAPVERSVASAAYSFVRFMGGALAPWLAGKLSEWFLPETPFYFGALMVLIGVGVLLMRRRHLRDIDASIAH, from the coding sequence ATGAAAAGAGAACCATCATTACCTGACGAGTTACCGTCATCCCGTGGAGGCCTGCTGTCCCAGCCGCGAGCAGTGTGGGCCGTGGCCTTCGCCTGTATCATCTCATTTATGGGACTGGGTCTCGTCGATCCGATCCTGCCAGCTATTGCTGATCAGCTTCACGCATCCAAAAGCCAGGTGTCCCTCCTGTTTACAAGCTATAACGCAGTAACGGGAATTGCTATGCTGATCACCGGTGTTGTATCCAGCCGTATTGGCGTGAAATGGACACTGCTCAGCGGCATCCTGCTGATTATTGTATTCTCTTTCCTGGGCGGTACATCCGACACGGTCGGAGCGCTGGTCGGTTATCGCGGAGGCTGGGGACTTGGGAACGCCTTGTTCATTGCCACCGCCTTGTCAGCCATTGTTGGGTTGTCCACATCAGGGACAGCCAAGGCTATTATTTTATACGAAGCAGCACTCGGTCTCGGGATTGCCGTTGGTCCGCTGCTTGGCGGTGAGCTGGGTTCGATCTCCTGGCGCGGTCCGTTCTACGGGGTAGCTGCCCTGATGGCGGTTGCTTTTATCAGTATCATGTTTATGCTGCCCAAAATGGCCAAACCGAAAACGCGCAGTACACTGTCCGATCCGTTCAAAGCACTCGGTTACCCTTCACTGAAAACGTTGGCGATTACCGCTTTTCTGTACAATTTTGGTTTCTTTACCTTGATGGCTTATTCACCATATGTGATGAAACTAGATGAGCACGGTCTAGGTTATGTCTTTTTCGGTTGGGGATTAATGCTGGCGATTACGTCCGTTTTTGTGGCACCGAAGCTGCAGCGGCGATTTGGCTCAGTGCCATCCATGAGTGTGATGCTCACACTGTTTGCGGCCGACCTGCTGGTAATGGCTGTTGGTACGGTAATGGGTTCATCAATGACGGTTATCGTTGCGGTAATTGTCGCCGGTATTTTCCTGGGTATTAACAATACGTTGATCACCACGGCTGTTATGGAGGCAGCACCTGTCGAACGTTCGGTCGCATCTGCAGCATACAGCTTTGTACGGTTTATGGGTGGAGCACTTGCGCCTTGGCTTGCAGGAAAATTGTCCGAATGGTTTCTGCCCGAAACGCCGTTTTATTTCGGTGCTTTGATGGTCCTGATCGGCGTCGGTGTACTGCTGATGCGTCGTCGTCACCTGCGGGATATCGATGCTTCAATTGCTCATTAA
- a CDS encoding universal stress protein, which produces MLERILAAVDGSNHGNKALEQALMLAEQMKNSVHLTILHVNPSISINEPALGVDLEERIAEEGKHIIEPVKKLLANRAVSYETRLVAGDPVTEICRTAREQKCDLIVMGTGGKRMLAEILVGSVSHGVLKHADCPVLTVK; this is translated from the coding sequence ATGCTGGAACGAATATTGGCAGCTGTGGATGGATCGAATCATGGGAATAAAGCACTGGAACAGGCTCTCATGCTGGCTGAACAGATGAAGAATTCAGTTCATTTGACCATTTTGCATGTGAATCCTTCCATTTCGATTAACGAGCCTGCCCTTGGGGTGGATTTGGAAGAACGCATCGCCGAGGAAGGAAAGCATATTATTGAGCCAGTGAAGAAACTTTTGGCTAATCGGGCCGTGTCATATGAGACACGTCTGGTTGCAGGTGATCCTGTGACCGAAATTTGCCGCACGGCACGTGAACAAAAATGCGATCTGATTGTGATGGGCACCGGAGGTAAAAGGATGCTGGCTGAGATCCTGGTCGGCAGCGTCAGTCATGGTGTGCTGAAGCACGCAGATTGTCCAGTTCTGACGGTGAAGTGA
- a CDS encoding MarR family transcriptional regulator produces the protein MLELQEIGTERSLHLYRTLAHTFKSVNEHAVSGSKVHGFNPTAYGVLEVLYMKGAQPIQQVGAQLLLQSGNVTYVIDKLEQKGLLRRKHCPQDRRIIFVELTEEGQRTMDDIYPGYAVKIDRAVSGLSEEDKELLSELLCRLAHGAESLSASS, from the coding sequence ATGCTGGAATTACAAGAAATCGGGACCGAACGTTCACTTCATCTGTACCGCACCTTGGCCCATACGTTCAAAAGTGTGAATGAACACGCTGTATCTGGAAGTAAAGTACATGGATTTAATCCGACTGCGTACGGAGTGCTCGAAGTGTTATATATGAAAGGTGCACAGCCGATTCAACAGGTAGGCGCGCAGCTGCTGTTGCAGAGCGGGAATGTCACCTATGTCATTGACAAGCTGGAGCAAAAAGGACTGCTGCGCCGCAAACATTGTCCGCAGGATAGACGCATCATTTTTGTCGAACTGACGGAGGAAGGTCAGCGTACGATGGATGATATCTATCCGGGTTATGCAGTCAAGATTGATCGGGCGGTCAGTGGTCTGAGCGAAGAGGATAAGGAACTTTTATCCGAGCTGCTGTGCAGGCTGGCTCACGGTGCAGAAAGTCTTTCAGCGAGCAGCTAG
- a CDS encoding aldehyde dehydrogenase family protein translates to MKKQHLFIGGKHTESVRYTTLQAPYSGETLAEVASASAEETEAAVAAAVQARQAMCQMPAHQRADLLYKLSAMLEERREEAARIVALEAAKPITAARAEIDRTIETYRFAAEEAKRLTGETVPMDAARGGEGRIGYTMRQPIGVIGAITPFNFPMNLAAHKVGPALAAGNTIVLKPAEQTPLSAYFIANLFHEAGLPDGALNVVSGDGKTIGDVLVQHPDVAYITFTGSPAVGTGIRSKAGLKRVTLELGSNAAVIIDKDADLDKVIPRCVTGAFTYQGQVCISLQRIYVHEAIAENFIQRFAAAAEQVVIGDPLNEDTMVSALITSKDVKRTLEWIEEAKQAGASVAVGGKAEAGVLRPTVLVNVPREAKVSCQEVFAPIVVINTVNSVEEGTKHVNDSMYGLQAGVFTNDIQTALRAVDEIEAGGVMINDIPTFRVDHMPYGGVKQSGIGREGVKYAAEEMTELKFVMFNKN, encoded by the coding sequence ATGAAAAAACAACATCTGTTTATTGGCGGCAAGCACACCGAATCAGTGCGGTATACGACACTCCAGGCGCCGTATTCCGGAGAAACACTGGCAGAAGTGGCTTCCGCCTCAGCAGAGGAGACGGAGGCAGCTGTAGCTGCGGCAGTGCAGGCACGCCAAGCCATGTGTCAGATGCCTGCACATCAGCGTGCAGACCTGCTGTACAAGCTGTCCGCCATGCTGGAAGAACGCAGAGAAGAGGCGGCCCGCATTGTTGCATTGGAAGCAGCGAAGCCGATCACTGCGGCGAGAGCCGAGATCGACCGTACAATTGAGACATACCGTTTTGCCGCCGAAGAAGCGAAACGTTTAACCGGAGAGACGGTTCCGATGGACGCGGCGAGAGGCGGCGAAGGCCGCATCGGTTATACTATGCGACAGCCGATAGGGGTCATCGGGGCGATCACACCGTTTAATTTTCCAATGAACTTGGCTGCACATAAAGTGGGGCCCGCGCTGGCAGCAGGAAATACGATCGTGCTCAAACCTGCGGAGCAGACACCGCTGTCTGCCTACTTCATAGCGAACCTGTTTCACGAAGCAGGGCTGCCTGATGGAGCATTGAACGTGGTGAGTGGCGATGGCAAAACAATCGGTGACGTGCTCGTGCAGCATCCCGATGTGGCTTATATCACCTTTACAGGCAGTCCAGCCGTAGGAACGGGTATCCGCAGCAAAGCCGGATTGAAACGTGTTACGCTGGAGCTTGGCTCCAATGCCGCTGTAATTATAGACAAAGATGCCGATCTGGACAAGGTGATTCCGCGCTGCGTCACGGGTGCGTTCACATATCAGGGTCAGGTATGTATTTCATTACAGCGTATCTATGTGCACGAGGCCATTGCCGAGAATTTTATCCAACGTTTCGCTGCAGCGGCCGAACAGGTTGTGATCGGTGATCCGCTGAATGAGGATACGATGGTCTCAGCACTGATTACCTCCAAGGATGTGAAGCGCACACTGGAATGGATTGAAGAAGCGAAGCAGGCAGGTGCATCGGTTGCAGTGGGTGGTAAAGCTGAAGCAGGCGTGCTGCGTCCAACGGTACTTGTCAATGTGCCGCGTGAAGCTAAGGTATCGTGTCAGGAAGTGTTTGCACCAATTGTTGTCATTAACACGGTCAATTCCGTAGAAGAAGGCACCAAGCATGTCAACGACTCCATGTATGGGCTTCAGGCAGGAGTGTTCACCAATGACATTCAAACGGCGCTTCGAGCCGTGGATGAGATTGAAGCGGGTGGCGTGATGATCAATGATATCCCAACATTCCGGGTAGATCATATGCCGTATGGTGGAGTGAAGCAAAGCGGGATCGGACGTGAAGGTGTCAAGTATGCGGCGGAAGAAATGACGGAATTAAAGTTTGTCATGTTTAACAAAAATTAA